Proteins from a single region of bacterium:
- the lsrF gene encoding 3-hydroxy-5-phosphonooxypentane-2,4-dione thiolase, with translation MDWGMKNRLSQLIQSDGKCMFMPIDHGYFLGPTRNLEKPGETIKPLLPYFDALFVTRGVLRSCLDPTNIKPIILRVSGGTSIIGKDLANEIITTSIKDALRLNVAALGISIFIGSDYEKETLSNLANLINEAEEYGLPVMAVTAVGKELEKRDARYLALCCRIAAELGAKVVKTYWCENFEKVIQSCPVPVVIAGGPKTETNYEVFEFIYDGLQKGAIGVNLGRNIWQDQHPVAMIKALRAIIHNTATPKEADEIYKSEQRS, from the coding sequence ATGGATTGGGGAATGAAAAATCGTCTTTCTCAGTTAATTCAAAGCGATGGTAAATGTATGTTTATGCCTATAGATCATGGTTATTTCTTAGGTCCTACCAGAAATTTAGAAAAACCAGGAGAGACTATTAAGCCACTTCTCCCTTACTTTGATGCTTTATTTGTCACCAGAGGAGTTTTACGTTCTTGCTTAGACCCAACAAATATCAAACCCATTATTCTTAGAGTTTCTGGAGGAACAAGCATTATAGGAAAAGATTTAGCTAATGAAATAATCACTACTTCTATTAAAGACGCTCTTCGTCTTAATGTCGCAGCTTTAGGAATCTCTATTTTTATTGGAAGTGATTATGAAAAAGAAACTTTATCTAATTTAGCTAATTTAATTAATGAAGCAGAAGAATATGGCCTTCCGGTGATGGCAGTAACAGCGGTAGGCAAAGAATTAGAAAAGCGAGATGCTCGTTACCTTGCCTTGTGTTGTCGTATTGCAGCAGAATTAGGAGCCAAGGTAGTTAAGACATATTGGTGTGAAAACTTTGAGAAAGTAATTCAAAGTTGCCCTGTGCCAGTGGTAATAGCCGGTGGCCCTAAAACAGAGACCAATTATGAAGTATTTGAATTTATATATGATGGTTTGCAAAAAGGAGCAATTGGTGTAAACTTAGGGAGGAATATCTGGCAAGATCAACATCCCGTCGCTATGATTAAAGCGCTACGAGCTATTATCCATAACACTGCCACTCCTAAAGAAGCAGATGAAATATATAAGAGCGAACAAAGGTCTTAA
- a CDS encoding phosphoribosylaminoimidazolesuccinocarboxamide synthase: MSSILRELKDINLKIYKKGKVREVFDLEDKLLIVATDRISAFDVILPNGIPDKGKILTKISLYWFNQTKEIVNNHLITTDVELFPQEVKVYQELLKDRAMLVKKASLIEIECVVRGYLSGSSWKEYQESQSICGIKLPPGLKESEKLPEIIFTPATKAKSGHDLNISLEETAQIVGRDLIEKLKEISIKLYKFACCKVEPKGLIIADTKFEFGLIGDKIVLIDEILTPDSSRFWSKDKYLPGQSQKSFDKQFIRDYLESINWNMEPPAPVLPEWVTKEISHKYKRAYEIITGEEFNS, translated from the coding sequence ATGAGTAGTATCTTAAGAGAATTAAAAGATATAAACTTAAAGATATATAAAAAAGGAAAAGTAAGAGAGGTTTTTGACTTAGAAGACAAACTCTTAATAGTAGCTACCGACCGCATTTCTGCTTTTGATGTAATCTTGCCAAATGGAATTCCTGACAAAGGTAAAATCTTAACTAAAATCTCTCTTTATTGGTTTAATCAAACTAAAGAGATTGTTAATAATCATTTAATTACTACAGATGTAGAGTTATTTCCCCAAGAAGTTAAAGTTTATCAAGAGCTATTAAAAGATAGAGCCATGTTGGTAAAAAAAGCTTCTCTGATTGAAATTGAATGCGTAGTAAGAGGATATTTATCAGGTTCCTCCTGGAAAGAATATCAAGAATCTCAATCTATCTGCGGGATAAAACTTCCCCCAGGTCTTAAAGAATCAGAAAAACTTCCAGAAATAATTTTTACTCCTGCAACTAAAGCCAAATCTGGTCATGACCTAAATATTTCCCTAGAAGAAACAGCTCAAATAGTAGGTAGAGACTTAATAGAAAAGCTTAAAGAGATCAGTATTAAGTTATATAAATTTGCTTGCTGCAAAGTTGAACCGAAAGGATTAATTATTGCTGATACCAAGTTTGAGTTTGGATTAATTGGAGATAAAATAGTATTAATAGATGAAATTCTTACTCCTGACTCCTCTCGATTTTGGTCAAAAGATAAATACCTTCCTGGTCAATCCCAGAAAAGCTTTGACAAGCAATTTATTAGAGACTATCTAGAAAGTATAAATTGGAATATGGAGCCACCTGCTCCGGTGTTACCTGAGTGGGTAACAAAAGAAATTTCTCATAAATATAAAAGAGCTTATGAGATAATCACTGGAGAAGAGTTTAATAGTTAA
- the alaS gene encoding alanine--tRNA ligase, translating into MKSKEIRERFLSYFSQRGHTVKESASLIPNDPNLLFTIAGMVPFKPLFLGRVNPLPFTRAASSQRCLRTNDIENVGYTARHHTFFEMLGNFSFGDYFKEEAILWGWEFLTKELSLPKERLWVSIYLDDEEAYSIWKKFIPEDRIICLGEESNFWKMGDTGPCGPCSEILYDQGPQVSCGKSNCGPSCDCDRFLELWNLVFTQYDRLDDGTLLSLPKKNIDTGMGLERLTAVIQKKLNNFETDLFMPIIEEISQLSKKTYGKDKKQDVAFKIISDHLRAITFLIFDGVIPTNEGRGYVLRSLIRRAIRQGKILNLPDLFLYKLVFMTIKTFSISFLSKEREDISKVVKTEEEKFSKTLDTGLKILEEIMINCEKKDLRIIPGDEVFKLYDTYGFPMDLTADIAKEHNLRINTEEFKRLMEEQKKKAKAAKVVEDDRVGKYISPQEVKFVGYENCKKIARVINIFKNKEEVREALKGDEVELILDVTPFYGESGGQIGDSGFIYNEKVRIKVEDTQKINSLIIHKGKVEEGQLKLDEKIFAEIDQLRRLKITKNHTTTHLLQAALRQVLGKHVKQSGSLVEDKRLRFDFTHPSSLTIRELERIERIVNEKIWENLLVETFEEEIEEAKEKGAIALFQEEYSKIVRVVKIGNFSLELCGGTHVKKTSEICLFKLITELAVAAGIRRIEGITEADAYQTTKLQEQSLSEISEKLKSKPEDLVSKIETLICKNRELEKENSSLMFKLFLTNLNDLLKQKEEMGGVSVISTLVKDVDINLLRQASDILVEKLPQGEKIVILAAIKEDKICWVCKVSENLTKKIHAGKLINEVAKITEGAGGGKADMGQAGGRDSSKISQAIKESKKMIAEMLKEKEE; encoded by the coding sequence ATGAAGAGCAAAGAGATAAGAGAGAGATTTTTAAGCTATTTTTCTCAAAGAGGTCATACCGTTAAAGAAAGTGCTTCTTTAATTCCCAATGACCCTAATCTTCTTTTTACTATTGCTGGTATGGTTCCTTTTAAGCCGCTTTTTTTAGGAAGAGTAAACCCCCTTCCTTTTACCAGAGCAGCTTCTTCTCAACGTTGCCTAAGAACCAATGATATTGAAAATGTTGGATATACGGCTCGACACCATACTTTCTTTGAAATGTTAGGAAATTTCTCTTTTGGAGATTATTTTAAAGAAGAAGCTATTTTGTGGGGATGGGAATTTTTGACCAAAGAATTATCATTACCTAAAGAACGATTATGGGTATCTATTTACTTAGATGATGAAGAGGCATATTCTATCTGGAAAAAATTTATACCCGAAGATCGCATTATCTGTTTAGGCGAAGAAAGTAATTTTTGGAAGATGGGCGATACCGGTCCTTGTGGCCCTTGTAGTGAAATATTATACGATCAAGGACCTCAAGTAAGTTGCGGAAAGAGTAATTGCGGGCCATCTTGTGATTGTGATCGCTTTTTAGAGTTGTGGAATTTAGTTTTTACCCAATATGACCGTCTTGATGATGGCACTCTCCTTTCCTTGCCAAAAAAGAACATCGATACTGGGATGGGGTTAGAAAGGCTCACGGCCGTGATCCAGAAAAAACTTAATAACTTTGAGACAGATCTTTTTATGCCTATTATAGAAGAAATTTCCCAGTTGTCTAAAAAGACTTATGGAAAAGACAAAAAACAAGATGTGGCCTTTAAAATTATTTCTGATCATTTAAGAGCCATAACCTTCTTAATCTTTGATGGAGTCATTCCTACTAACGAAGGTAGAGGATATGTCTTACGATCTCTTATCCGTCGAGCTATAAGACAAGGCAAAATATTAAACTTACCAGACTTATTTCTTTATAAATTAGTCTTTATGACCATAAAGACTTTCTCTATATCCTTCCTTAGTAAAGAGAGAGAAGATATTAGTAAAGTAGTAAAGACAGAAGAAGAGAAGTTTTCCAAAACCTTAGATACAGGGCTTAAGATTTTAGAAGAAATAATGATAAATTGTGAAAAAAAAGACTTAAGAATAATTCCAGGAGATGAAGTATTTAAACTCTATGATACTTATGGATTTCCTATGGATTTAACGGCAGATATAGCTAAAGAACATAACTTGAGAATTAATACTGAAGAATTTAAAAGACTTATGGAGGAACAAAAGAAGAAAGCTAAAGCTGCTAAAGTAGTAGAAGATGATAGAGTGGGTAAATATATATCTCCCCAAGAAGTGAAATTTGTAGGATATGAAAATTGTAAGAAAATAGCCAGAGTAATAAATATCTTTAAGAACAAAGAAGAAGTAAGGGAGGCTTTAAAAGGAGATGAAGTAGAATTAATTTTAGATGTTACTCCATTTTACGGAGAATCTGGAGGTCAAATAGGTGATAGCGGTTTTATTTATAATGAAAAGGTAAGAATTAAAGTAGAAGATACTCAAAAGATTAATAGTCTCATTATTCATAAAGGTAAAGTAGAAGAAGGTCAACTTAAATTAGATGAAAAGATCTTCGCTGAAATTGACCAACTTAGAAGATTAAAGATTACTAAAAATCATACAACTACTCATTTACTCCAAGCTGCTCTCCGTCAAGTTTTAGGAAAACATGTTAAACAATCAGGTTCTTTAGTAGAAGATAAACGTTTAAGATTTGATTTTACTCATCCTTCTTCATTAACCATTCGAGAATTAGAAAGAATAGAAAGAATAGTTAATGAAAAGATATGGGAAAATCTCTTAGTAGAAACTTTTGAGGAAGAGATAGAAGAAGCCAAAGAAAAAGGAGCCATAGCTTTATTCCAAGAAGAGTATAGTAAAATAGTTAGGGTAGTAAAAATAGGTAATTTTAGTTTAGAGCTATGTGGAGGAACCCATGTAAAGAAGACCAGTGAAATTTGTCTTTTTAAATTAATAACTGAATTGGCGGTAGCAGCAGGCATTAGAAGAATTGAGGGTATTACCGAAGCTGATGCTTACCAAACCACAAAGCTACAAGAGCAGAGTTTATCTGAAATATCTGAAAAACTAAAAAGTAAACCCGAAGATCTGGTTTCCAAGATAGAAACTTTAATTTGCAAAAATAGAGAATTAGAAAAAGAGAACTCTTCTCTAATGTTTAAACTATTTCTCACTAATTTAAATGATCTATTAAAACAAAAAGAAGAGATGGGGGGAGTCTCAGTTATTTCTACCTTAGTTAAAGATGTAGATATTAATCTTCTCCGTCAAGCTTCTGATATCTTAGTTGAAAAGTTACCCCAAGGGGAAAAGATAGTTATTTTGGCGGCTATTAAAGAAGATAAGATATGTTGGGTCTGTAAAGTTAGTGAAAATCTTACTAAAAAGATTCATGCGGGGAAGTTAATTAACGAGGTGGCTAAGATTACTGAGGGTGCGGGGGGAGGAAAAGCAGATATGGGTCAAGCAGGAGGAAGGGACTCCTCTAAAATCTCTCAAGCTATAAAAGAGAGCAAAAAGATGATTGCGGAGATGTTAAAAGAAAAAGAAGAATAA
- a CDS encoding O-acetyl-ADP-ribose deacetylase, with product MKKKINNSMIKLTQGDITKEEVEIIVNAANSNLMGGGGVDGAIHRAGGPEILSECKEICHKQGKLPPGKAVATKAGNLRAKYVIHTVGPIYIDGHKGEPELLESCYRESLKLAKEKGCQVVAFPSISTGAYGYPLDEAAKIALNTIALFLKEDSFIQEVRVVLFNSEAFNTFKKALENISVI from the coding sequence ATGAAGAAGAAGATTAATAATTCTATGATCAAACTTACTCAAGGTGATATTACTAAAGAAGAAGTTGAGATAATTGTTAATGCAGCTAATTCTAATTTAATGGGGGGCGGTGGCGTTGATGGAGCTATTCATCGAGCTGGTGGGCCGGAAATTCTATCTGAATGTAAAGAAATTTGCCATAAACAAGGAAAGCTTCCTCCCGGAAAAGCAGTAGCTACCAAGGCAGGAAATTTAAGAGCTAAATATGTTATCCATACGGTTGGTCCTATTTATATTGATGGCCATAAAGGCGAGCCAGAGCTTTTAGAGAGTTGTTATCGAGAAAGCTTAAAACTTGCCAAAGAAAAAGGTTGCCAAGTAGTGGCTTTTCCTTCCATAAGCACCGGGGCATATGGGTATCCCCTGGATGAAGCTGCTAAGATTGCTCTAAACACCATAGCTCTTTTTTTAAAGGAAGATTCCTTTATTCAAGAAGTAAGAGTGGTTTTATTTAACAGCGAAGCCTTTAATACTTTCAAAAAAGCTTTAGAAAACATAAGTGTTATTTAA